In Phocoena phocoena chromosome 8, mPhoPho1.1, whole genome shotgun sequence, the following are encoded in one genomic region:
- the LOC136126481 gene encoding LOW QUALITY PROTEIN: glutamate dehydrogenase 1, mitochondrial-like (The sequence of the model RefSeq protein was modified relative to this genomic sequence to represent the inferred CDS: inserted 2 bases in 2 codons), which produces MCYIHAKASVKINPKNYTDNELENITRRFTLELAKKDFIGPGIDVPAPDMSTGEREVSWIADAYASTIGHYDIDAHACVTGKPIRQGGIHGRIFAAGXFHGIENFINEASYMSILGMTPGFGDKTFVVQGFGNVGLPCMRYLHHFGAKCVGVGESDGSIWNPDGIDPKELEDFKLQHGTILGFPKAKIYEGSILEVDCDILILAASEKQLTKSNTPRVKAKITAEGANXPTTPEAGKIFLERNVMVIPDLYLNAGGVTVSYLEWLKNLNHVRYGRQTFKYERGSNYHLLVSVQESLERKFGKHGGTIPIVPTAQFQDRISGASEKDVVHSGLAYTRERSARQIMRTAMRYNLGLDPRTAAYVNAIEKVFKAGVTFT; this is translated from the exons atgtgctatatacATGCCAAAGCCAGTGTTAAGATCAATCCCAAGAACTATACCGATAATGAATTGGAAAACATCACAAGGAGGTTCACCTTGGAGCTGGCAAAGAAGGACTTTATTGGTCCTGGCATTGATGTACCTGCCCCAGACATGAGCACGGGCGAGCGGGAGGTGTCCTGGATTGCTGACGCCTATGCTAGCACCATAGGGCACTATGACATTGATGCCCATGCCTGTGTTACCGGTAAGCCCATCAGACAGGGTGGAATCCACGGACGGATCTTTGCTGCTG CATTCCATGGGATTGAAAACTTCATCAATGAGGCTTCTTACATGAGTATTTTAGGAATGACACCAGGATTTGGAGATAAAACATTTGTCGTTCAGGGATTTGGTAATGTGGGCCTGCCCTGTATGAGATATTTACATCATTTTGGTGCTAAATGTGTTGGTGTTGGTGAATCTGATGGGAGCATATGGAATCCAGATGGTATTGACCCAAAGGAGCTGGAAGACTTCAAATTGCAACATGGAACAATCCTGGGCTTCCCCAAAGCAAAGATCTATGAAGGGAGCATCTTGGAGGTGGACTGTGACATATTGATCCTTGCTGCCAGCGAGAAGCAGCTGACCAAGTCCAATACACCCAGAGTCAAAGCCAAGATCACCGCTGAAGGCGCCA GACCGACAACTCCAGAAGCTGGTAAGATCTTCCTAGAGAGGAACGTCATGGTTATTCCAGATCTCTACTTGAATGCTGGAGGAGTGACAGTATCTTACTTGGAGTGGCTGAAGAATCTAAATCATGTCCGCTATGGCCGTCAGACCTTCAAATATGAAAGGGGTTCTAACTATCACTTGCTCGTGTCTGTTCAAGAGAGTCTGGAAAGGAAATTTGGAAAGCACGGTGGAACTATTCCCATTGTACCCACAGCACAGTTCCAAGACAGGATATCGGGCGCCTCTGAGAAAGACGTCGTGCACTCTGGCTTAGCTTACACCAGGGAGCGCTCTGCCAGGCAAATCATGCGCACGGCCATGAGGTATAACCTAGGCTTGGACCCGAGGACGGCTGCCTATGTCAACGCCATCGAGAAAGTCTTCAAAGCTGGTGTGACCTTCACATAG